One window of the Lipingzhangella halophila genome contains the following:
- a CDS encoding FtsK/SpoIIIE domain-containing protein: MLRDSKAGAAQVQRPTAPVPTQAIRFTTPVVETPGIFILTGWLWRFLRMLVLLPLQFPVSVGAVAASVAAYALTGWLGLAVLWSVVDVGLLVWWRRWPHAFKAHVARRALATWRRFWIYRRHWQPVLVVSGLAESYLERQYLPQIRGVTCSAWADRVRVKLVAGTSPAEFENRVSELAHGFGAPSCRVEVRGPRDLVLEFPRRDTLADPIDALPVSDDPDLSALPVGRCEDGEPWRLRLHGTHVLTVGVTGAGKGSVLWSAIRAMLPALKAGTAEVWAIDPKRMELSFGRSLFARYADAAEDAVELLESAVAAMQQRAERYAGRRRVHVPSTRDPFVVVVLDEVAFLTAYHPDRDIRRRAENAIATLTSQGRSVGFCVLAALQDPRKEVINLRNLFPDKIALRLDEASQVDMVLGEGARDRGANAHLINPDLPGIAFVKLDGSPAPVRVRAAFVTDPHIDAMAGSYGRSPSDPRSDCTADER; this comes from the coding sequence ATGCTACGTGACTCGAAAGCGGGCGCCGCCCAGGTACAGCGGCCGACGGCTCCCGTGCCCACTCAGGCGATCCGCTTCACGACTCCGGTAGTCGAGACACCGGGCATCTTCATCCTCACCGGATGGCTCTGGCGCTTCCTGCGCATGCTCGTCCTGCTGCCGCTCCAGTTTCCCGTCTCGGTCGGTGCCGTTGCCGCCTCCGTCGCCGCTTACGCGCTGACCGGATGGCTCGGGCTGGCAGTGCTGTGGTCGGTGGTGGATGTCGGCCTTCTGGTGTGGTGGCGCCGCTGGCCGCACGCGTTCAAGGCCCACGTCGCGCGTCGGGCACTGGCCACCTGGCGCCGGTTCTGGATCTACCGCCGCCACTGGCAACCCGTCCTCGTCGTCTCCGGACTCGCCGAGTCCTACCTGGAACGCCAGTACCTCCCCCAGATCCGGGGCGTAACGTGCTCGGCGTGGGCGGACCGGGTGCGGGTCAAGCTGGTGGCCGGCACTTCTCCGGCCGAGTTCGAGAACCGGGTGTCCGAGCTGGCGCACGGCTTCGGCGCCCCCTCCTGCCGGGTGGAGGTGCGCGGCCCGCGTGACCTCGTCCTGGAGTTCCCGCGCCGCGACACCTTGGCCGACCCGATCGACGCGCTACCGGTGTCCGACGATCCGGACTTGTCGGCGCTGCCGGTGGGCCGGTGCGAGGACGGTGAACCGTGGCGGCTGCGGCTGCACGGAACCCACGTGCTCACGGTCGGGGTCACCGGCGCCGGTAAAGGCTCCGTGCTGTGGTCGGCGATCCGCGCCATGCTCCCGGCGCTGAAGGCGGGGACCGCTGAGGTGTGGGCGATCGACCCCAAGCGGATGGAGCTGTCCTTCGGGCGCTCGCTGTTCGCCCGGTATGCCGATGCGGCGGAAGACGCCGTGGAACTCCTCGAATCGGCCGTTGCGGCGATGCAGCAACGCGCCGAACGCTACGCAGGACGGCGACGTGTCCACGTACCGAGCACCCGCGACCCGTTTGTGGTGGTGGTCCTCGACGAGGTGGCGTTCCTGACCGCCTACCACCCCGACCGGGATATCCGGCGGCGTGCAGAGAACGCGATTGCCACCCTGACGAGCCAGGGGCGTTCGGTCGGGTTCTGTGTCCTGGCCGCGCTGCAGGACCCGCGCAAAGAGGTCATAAACCTGCGCAACCTGTTCCCCGACAAGATCGCGCTGCGCCTCGACGAGGCGTCCCAGGTGGACATGGTCCTTGGCGAGGGTGCGCGGGACCGTGGTGCCAACGCCCACCTGATCAACCCCGACCTTCCGGGCATCGCCTTCGTCAAGCTCGACGGCTCCCCGGCCCCGGTGCGGGTGCGGGCGGCCTTCGTCACTGACCCCCACATCGACGCCATGGCCGGTAGCTACGGGCGATCGCCCTCGGATCCGCGGTCGGACTGCACGGCGGATGAGCGATGA
- a CDS encoding plasmid replication, integration and excision activator, with amino-acid sequence MAIQGALPVEFQTVFPHGAYALGVEAITDFETKRPQMDKTTGLPLWAVDVIDADPEARGKAKSVKVKVAAEHCPTLPDEVPGLPFRPVEFEAMSVMPYVDDSGRRPRVAYSLRARGVKTPGGNGAASRKAPAAAGASGGKDAG; translated from the coding sequence ATGGCGATTCAGGGTGCGTTGCCGGTGGAGTTCCAGACCGTGTTCCCGCACGGCGCCTACGCGCTCGGTGTGGAAGCGATCACTGACTTCGAGACCAAGCGTCCGCAGATGGACAAGACCACCGGCCTGCCGCTGTGGGCGGTGGACGTGATCGACGCCGATCCCGAAGCGCGGGGCAAAGCCAAGTCGGTGAAGGTGAAGGTGGCCGCCGAGCACTGCCCGACGCTGCCCGACGAGGTGCCCGGTCTGCCGTTTCGGCCGGTGGAGTTCGAAGCGATGTCGGTCATGCCCTACGTGGACGACTCCGGGCGCCGTCCACGGGTGGCGTACTCGCTGCGCGCTCGGGGCGTGAAGACCCCCGGCGGCAACGGTGCCGCCTCGCGCAAGGCTCCCGCCGCTGCCGGTGCCTCCGGCGGCAAGGACGCGGGCTGA
- a CDS encoding protein phosphatase 2C domain-containing protein: MPFLLATDPAKPDRPNEDFAAVGTNAAVLLDGAGTPPGTASGCVHGVAWYARTLGGLLLGALGSDDTLSGALAASIEHVNRLHADTCDLKHAETPSSTVVALRWDGTECEYLVLADSVLVLDRPGVSPEVITDDREAVVGAELRKPMDALPTGTPEHDQALRDYVAALAEHRNRSGGFWVANTDPTAAHEALTGRLHLDEVNALALLSDGATRLADRFGLATWRDTLDTLAADGPAALIAQVRTVEDSDPHGQRWPRGKTRDDATVIYGHADA; this comes from the coding sequence GTGCCCTTCCTTCTGGCCACAGACCCCGCCAAGCCCGACCGGCCCAACGAGGACTTCGCCGCCGTGGGCACCAACGCGGCCGTGCTGCTGGACGGCGCCGGTACCCCACCCGGCACCGCATCCGGGTGTGTGCACGGGGTCGCCTGGTACGCCCGGACGCTGGGCGGGCTGCTGCTGGGCGCGTTGGGCTCCGACGACACGCTTTCCGGGGCGCTGGCCGCCAGCATCGAGCATGTGAACCGGCTGCACGCCGACACCTGCGACCTCAAGCATGCCGAGACGCCCTCGTCCACGGTGGTCGCGCTGCGGTGGGACGGTACCGAGTGCGAATATCTCGTGCTGGCTGACTCCGTGCTGGTCCTCGACCGGCCTGGCGTCTCGCCCGAGGTGATTACCGACGACCGGGAAGCCGTGGTCGGCGCCGAACTGCGCAAGCCCATGGATGCGCTGCCCACCGGCACACCCGAGCACGACCAGGCGCTGCGTGACTACGTTGCCGCCCTGGCCGAACACCGCAACCGCTCCGGCGGGTTCTGGGTCGCAAACACCGACCCGACCGCCGCCCACGAGGCCCTCACCGGCCGCCTGCACCTCGACGAGGTGAACGCCCTGGCGCTGCTCAGCGATGGTGCTACCCGGCTGGCTGACCGCTTCGGCCTGGCCACCTGGCGCGACACCCTCGACACCCTCGCCGCCGACGGCCCGGCCGCGCTGATCGCGCAGGTGCGCACGGTCGAGGACAGCGACCCTCACGGGCAACGCTGGCCGCGCGGCAAAACCCGCGATGACGCGACCGTGATCTACGGACACGCCGACGCCTGA